One segment of Panicum virgatum strain AP13 chromosome 3K, P.virgatum_v5, whole genome shotgun sequence DNA contains the following:
- the LOC120700220 gene encoding uncharacterized protein LOC120700220, with the protein MDSDQDSADDWVVLDSCTSSSDDDIVLALSSGCATPDSATDSDSDSAHLLAAAASAVADDAEGVYALSDAEDDYAYPPPAPPLPRPLAGLFHHTLAGAVRYAAFDPAAPGDAHHGAKQLVPDPTFASLLREDAAALASTRGLVCLRGTASGDYYVANPLAFACARLPPPARDHFAKGDPAVVITFDVDSGADDAADDEERARGFFYRHYHVAVAFPMGEGLYAFESFSSRTWEWTIGAGVAAAETVVPLSGVGAQGCAFWRTTMGWFLCYEPVSGCSDLVPAPLVVQQWPVWELGEMEGTLRATCTDDSVGAVVVICLDFARRDTSGAVAWTLAGHFEGGCLRGRQDVMLLRSQGKAEVVMWDRTAQMVVAMDLEGRTTRTISFVPGSDCYADFIPYVSSLAAVSASGNRLQTKSRTNATNEAGADAEAYESSNS; encoded by the exons ATGGACTCGGACCAGGACTCCGCCGACGACTGGGTCGTCCTCGACtcctgcacctcctcctccgacgacgacatCGTCCTCGCCCTCTCCTCCGGCTGCGCCACCCCGGACTCGGCCAccgactccgactccgactccgcccacctcctcgccgccgccgcctccgccgtcgccgacgacgcCGAGGGCGTCTACGCGCTCTCCGACGCCGAGGACGACTACGCCTACCCGCCCCCggccccgccgctgccccgcccgCTCGCGGGCCTCTTCCACCACACGCTCGCCGGGGCCGTCCGCTACGCCGCCTTCGACCCCGCCGCGCCCGGGGACGCCCACCACGGCGCCAAGCAGCTCGTCCCGGACCCCACCttcgcctccctcctccgcgaggacgccgccgcgctcgcctccACCCGCGGCCTCGTCTGCCTCCGCGGCACGGCCTCCGGGGACTACTACGTCGCCAACCCGCTCGCCTTTGCCTGCGCGCGCCTCCCGCCCCCCGCGCGCGACCACTTCGCCAAGGGGGACCCCGCCGTCGTCATCACCTTCGACGTCGACAgcggcgccgacgacgccgccgacgacgaggaGCGCGCCCGCGGCTTCTTCTACCGCCACTACCacgtcgccgtcgccttccCCATGGGCGAAGGCCTCTACGCCTTCGAGTCCTTCTCGTCCAGGACCTGGGAGTGGACCATCGGCGCGGGAGTCGCCGCAGCCGAGACCGTCGTCCCCTTGTCCGGGGTCGGCGCGCAGGGATGCGCCTTCTGGCGCACCACCATGGGGTGGTTCCTCTGCTACGAGCCCGTCTCGGGATGCTCGGACCTCGTCCCCGCGCCCTTGGTGGTGCAGCAGTGGCCCGTCTGGGAGCTCGGCGAGATGGAGGGCACGCTCCGCGCCACCTGCACCGACGACAGCGTCGGCGCGGTCGTCGTCATCTGCCTCGATTTCGCGCGCCGCGACACCAGCGGCGCCGTCGCGTGGACTCTGGCGGGCCACTTCGAGGGGGGGTGCCTCAGGGGACGCCAGGACGTCATGCTGCTGCGCTCACAGGGAAAGGCCGAGGTCGTCATGTGGGACCGCACGGCACAGATGGTCGTCGCCATGGACCTCGAAGGACGCACCACGCGCACCATCAGCTTCGTCCCCGGCAGCGACTGCTACGCCGATTTCATCCCCTACGTCAGCTCATTGGCCGCGGTCTCTGCCTCCGG CAATCGGTTGCAAACTAAGTCTAGGACTAATGCTACTAATGAAGCTGGTGCTGATGCTGAGGCATATGAGAGTAGTAACAGCTAA
- the LOC120700221 gene encoding translation initiation factor IF3-1, mitochondrial-like gives MKREQRRTEPAASASAPNSGSPPGDTSKQGEGEEYNMALRRSLGSLALRSAAAYLRRHCLPPPPPLALAAPAPTPIRRPLAPQCRHFASPPGTQVNRKGGKDDDDDTTGLRTNNAITSPFVRLVRDEGHSVVPRHEALQLAARMDMDLVEVDRKSDPPVCKIMDFHKEKYKKETKEKERLKTKSAIVLRGGENKEVRFKGKTELKDLMVKADAITRLMERGYRVKCMAMPSGNEGEDLGAPLSRLLGLIQVVSIVESGPHLDSKHAYVIVRHVKFATKKGGKKASKAMEDAGKGSRSTASESAVAGNDSEGETVECGSEKDVDQAISGRGDKTAAHRDSPTQKGGQDRGFKRELNWSKPNPGADHVKLHNANAGESRMNPAQWGPQASEHRFGSVNPDMEKRENNTQDQGAGETNRYAARRQPMRGDNHRGLSQGRTPQDDRRNETGGRYDSQRPLEQQHNRPLPRFNQGGLPQDPRNDNRGQFALNNNNQRQPAGGDPKQTSKSFGIFSSTPKPASSEPRKADGAGTTSKPGNTNSPKSFGIFSSSRK, from the exons ATGAAGAGAGAGCAGAGGCGGACAGAgccagccgcctccgcctccgcccccaaCTCCGGCAGCCCTCCCGGCGATACAAGCAAGCAAGGCGAGGGAGAGGAATATAATATGGCTCTCCGGCGCAGCCTCGGATCCCTCGCGCTCCGCTCTGCCGCTGCATACCTCCGCCGCCActgcctccctcctcctcctcctctcgcccTTGCCGCCCCCGCTCCGACTCCcatccgccgcccgctcgccccacAGTGCCGGCACTTCGCCTCGCCGCCTGGTACTCAG GTTAACAGGAAGGGAggcaaggacgacgacgacgacaccaCGGGCCTCCGCACCAACAACGCCATCACCTCTCCCTTCGTCAGGCTCGTCAGAGATGAAGGCCACAGTGTTGTCCCCAGGCATGAAGCTCTGCAGCTAGCTGCCAGGATGGACATGGACTTGGTTGAG GTAGACAGAAAATCAGACCCTCCTGTATGTAAAATCATGGATTTTCATAAAGAGAAATATAAGAAAGAAACCAAGGAGAAAGAGCGTTTGAAAACCAAG TCTGCTATTGTCTTACGTGGTGGGGAGAACAAAGAAGTGCGATTTAAGGGGAAAACA GAACTAAAAGATTTGATGGTGAAAGCAGATGCAATTACCAGATTAATGGAGCGGGGCTACAGGGTGAAG tgcatggccatgccatcAGGTAATGAAGGAGAAGATTTAGGAGCACCACTATCTCGGTTATTAGGACTT ATACAAGTCGTCAGCATTGTCGAAAGTGGTCCGCACTTGGACTCGAAACATGCTTATGTTATAGTGAGGCATGTGAAGTTTGCTACAAAGAAAGGCGGGAAGAAGGCCAGCAAAGCCATGGAAGATGCAGGAAAAGGTAGCCGTAGTACTGCCTCTGAATCGGCTGTTGCTGGTAACGATAGCGAAGGTGAGACAGTTGAATGTGGTTCAGAAAAAGATGTTGATCAAGCCATCTCCGGTCGTGGTGACAAAACAGCTGCCCACAGAGATTCTCCCACACAAAAAGGCGGGCAGGATAGAGGATTTAAAAGGGAGTTGAATTGGTCGAAACCCAACCCAGGGGCCGACCATGTAAAATTGCACAATGCCAATGCTGGGGAAAGCAGAATGAATCCTGCGCAGTGGGGACCACAAGCATCTGAACACAGATTTGGCAGTGTGAACCCTGACATGGAAAAGCGAGAGAACAACACACAGGATCAGGGAGCTGGTGAAACGAACAGGTACGCTGCTCGGAGACAGCCGATGAGAGGAGACAACCACCGAGGTTTAAGTCAAGGGAGAACCCCGCAAGATGATAGAAGGAATGAAACTGGAGGCCGTTATGACAGCCAGAGACCTCTGGAACAGCAGCATAACCGACCGTTACCAAGGTTCAACCAAGGTGGATTACCACAAGATCCGAGAAATGACAACAGAGGTCAGTTTGCATTGAATAACAACAACCAAAGGCAACCAGCAGGTGGTGATCCTAAACAAACGAGCAAGAGTTTTGGAATCTTTAGTAGTACTCCAAAACCTGCCTCATCTGAACCGAGGAAGGCAGATGGTGCTGGTACTACTAGTAAGCCTGGTAATACCAACTCACCTAAAAGCTTTGGGATTTTTAGTTCATCTAGGAAATAA